One part of the Vogesella sp. LIG4 genome encodes these proteins:
- a CDS encoding ABC transporter substrate-binding protein, whose translation MKTARIKLAALLLLWLANAWGGDVVKVGFPESIPPWVNVDKRPGIAVELLVEALRSEGLTVTPVFYPFTRRVSAYRRGELDALYDVSPSLQHEYQLPGSAGRPLHSFDNVVVALQRRQLQLETLQDLQPLRVVAWDGAQADIPNSGYDSVLAIANGNYSEIADQVSQLRTLYLGRCDVIFTDRLIFEWNRRKLGKQAQLAVAFYPLLPPKEADVLWHDATLRQHYDAGLRRIKQDGRYDAIFRRYQSEPQP comes from the coding sequence TTGAAAACAGCCCGTATCAAGTTGGCCGCACTACTGCTGCTGTGGCTGGCAAACGCCTGGGGCGGCGATGTGGTGAAGGTCGGCTTTCCGGAAAGCATCCCGCCGTGGGTGAACGTGGACAAGCGCCCGGGTATCGCGGTGGAGCTGCTGGTGGAAGCGCTGCGCAGCGAAGGGCTGACGGTAACGCCGGTGTTCTACCCGTTCACGCGGCGAGTCAGCGCCTATCGCCGCGGCGAGCTGGACGCGCTGTACGATGTTTCCCCCAGCCTGCAGCATGAATACCAGCTGCCCGGCAGCGCCGGGCGGCCGTTGCATTCCTTCGATAACGTGGTGGTGGCGCTGCAGCGCCGGCAGCTGCAGCTGGAAACCCTGCAGGATCTGCAACCGCTGCGCGTGGTGGCCTGGGATGGCGCGCAGGCGGATATCCCCAACAGCGGTTACGACTCGGTGCTGGCGATTGCCAATGGCAATTACAGTGAAATTGCCGATCAGGTCAGCCAGCTGCGCACGCTGTACCTGGGGCGCTGCGACGTGATTTTTACCGACCGGCTGATCTTCGAATGGAACCGCCGCAAGCTGGGCAAGCAGGCGCAGCTGGCGGTAGCGTTCTACCCCTTGCTGCCGCCCAAGGAGGCCGACGTGCTGTGGCACGATGCCACGCTGCGCCAGCACTACGACGCCGGCCTGCGCCGCATCAAGCAGGATGGCCGCTACGATGCCATTTTCCGCCGCTACCAGAGCGAGCCGCAGCCATGA
- a CDS encoding MOSC domain-containing protein — translation MQLSQLFVHPLKSCRGNAVEQADVTPQGLAGDRVWLVVRPDGSQITARTHHRLVQVVAQQLADGAWQFAAPGAATLHTHSHLFSQSHRAQVWKSEFTALAGDAAADAWFSAWLGESVRLLWLGQSTRRYQDSELPLSFADGAPFMLISEASLADLNGRLAAAVSMRQFRPNLVVNDTFAFEEDEWQHIRIGEVEFEVASRCTRCIFTTIDPHSAVPHPDKQPLATLMGYRRLPEGVCFGVNLVARNSGVLKLGDTVEVLASTVSFD, via the coding sequence ATGCAACTCAGTCAGCTGTTCGTACATCCGCTCAAATCCTGCCGCGGCAATGCCGTGGAGCAGGCCGACGTGACGCCGCAAGGCCTGGCCGGCGACCGGGTGTGGCTGGTGGTGCGCCCGGACGGCAGCCAGATCACCGCGCGTACCCATCACCGCCTGGTGCAGGTGGTGGCGCAACAGCTGGCGGATGGCGCTTGGCAGTTTGCCGCGCCGGGCGCCGCCACCTTGCATACCCACAGCCATCTGTTCTCCCAATCGCACCGTGCGCAGGTGTGGAAGTCGGAATTCACCGCGCTGGCCGGCGATGCGGCCGCCGATGCCTGGTTCAGCGCCTGGCTGGGCGAGTCGGTACGGTTGTTGTGGCTGGGGCAGAGCACCCGCCGCTACCAGGACAGCGAACTGCCGTTGTCGTTTGCCGACGGCGCGCCGTTCATGCTGATCAGCGAGGCCTCGCTGGCGGATCTGAACGGCAGGTTGGCCGCAGCGGTGAGCATGCGCCAGTTCCGCCCCAACCTGGTGGTGAACGACACCTTCGCCTTCGAGGAAGACGAGTGGCAGCACATCCGCATCGGCGAGGTGGAGTTCGAGGTAGCCAGCCGCTGCACGCGCTGTATCTTCACCACCATCGATCCGCACAGCGCAGTACCGCACCCGGACAAACAGCCGCTGGCCACGCTGATGGGCTACCGCCGCCTGCCGGAAGGCGTGTGCTTTGGCGTGAACCTGGTGGCCCGCAACAGCGGCGTGCTGAAACTGGGCGATACTGTAGAAGTGTTGGCAAGTACGGTGAGCTTCGATTGA
- a CDS encoding bile acid:sodium symporter family protein has protein sequence MQRPRFLPDNFTLGLITAVLLATLLPCSGSAARLLEWVTDFAIGLLFFLHGAKLSREAVLAGITHWRLHLTVLAATFVLFPLLGVVLKPLLTGLTTPELYLGLLYLCLLPSTVQSSIAFVSVAEGNVPAAVCSATASNLLGIALTPLLVGWLLVSGQVGSSAGSAMTIVYQLLLPFVAGQLLRPWLGRWVDRHKSKLKLVDQGSILLVVYTAFSAAVIGGLWRDTPLPALGGLLLACASLLALVLGLTRLASRKLGFNLADEITIVFCGSKKSLASGVPMAKVLFAGHAIGAIVLPLMLFHQIQLMVCAVLARRYRLRRQAG, from the coding sequence ATGCAGCGCCCACGTTTTCTGCCCGACAATTTCACTCTTGGCCTCATCACTGCGGTGTTGCTGGCCACGCTGCTGCCGTGCAGCGGCAGCGCCGCCAGGCTGCTGGAGTGGGTAACCGATTTCGCCATCGGCCTGCTGTTCTTTCTGCATGGTGCCAAGCTGTCGCGCGAGGCGGTGCTGGCCGGGATCACCCACTGGCGCTTGCACCTTACCGTGCTGGCGGCCACCTTCGTGCTGTTCCCGCTGCTGGGCGTGGTGCTGAAACCTCTGCTCACCGGGCTCACCACGCCGGAGCTGTACCTGGGGCTGCTGTACCTGTGCCTGTTGCCGTCCACCGTGCAGTCGTCCATCGCCTTCGTGTCGGTGGCGGAGGGCAATGTGCCGGCGGCGGTGTGCAGCGCCACCGCGTCCAATCTGCTGGGCATTGCGCTGACGCCGCTGCTGGTGGGCTGGCTGCTGGTGTCCGGCCAGGTGGGCAGCAGCGCCGGCTCGGCCATGACCATCGTCTACCAGCTGCTGCTGCCGTTCGTGGCTGGCCAGCTGCTGCGGCCGTGGCTGGGGCGCTGGGTGGACCGCCACAAGAGCAAGCTCAAGCTGGTGGACCAGGGTTCCATCCTGCTGGTGGTGTACACCGCCTTCAGCGCGGCGGTCATCGGCGGGCTGTGGCGCGATACGCCGCTGCCGGCGCTGGGCGGCCTGCTGCTGGCCTGTGCCAGCTTGCTGGCGCTGGTGCTGGGGCTGACGCGGCTGGCCAGCCGCAAGCTGGGTTTCAACCTGGCGGACGAGATCACCATCGTGTTCTGCGGCTCCAAGAAGAGCCTGGCCAGTGGGGTGCCGATGGCCAAGGTACTGTTCGCCGGCCACGCCATCGGCGCCATCGTGCTGCCGCTGATGCTGTTCCACCAGATCCAGCTGATGGTGTGCGCGGTGCTGGCACGGCGCTACCGCCTGCGGCGGCAGGCAGGCTGA
- a CDS encoding LysR family transcriptional regulator, whose product MNITLRQLRAFLAVSQHGGFGRAGDRVGLTQSAVSRSIRELEEQLGVRLLDRTTREVLLTATGQRLSAQLTRVLDELDGVLAEAHQAGEQAKGTVRVASSPTLSASLMPACLAACGQRYPQVQLQILDQVQRLNLDSVLSGEVDFGLVVDPRAQPGLEGEAVVSDPFCLVLRPDHPLAQQDSVQWRQLQDAPLVLLDGNSGSRPLIEAALAAQGVSAHVVQQLGHSSAVFRVVEAGIGISISPRLALPLPAGSQLTVRPLLPEIRRDVMLVRRAGRSLSPLAEKVWQLMREVLTTQ is encoded by the coding sequence ATGAATATCACCCTGCGCCAGCTGCGCGCCTTCCTGGCGGTAAGCCAGCACGGCGGCTTCGGCCGCGCCGGCGACCGCGTCGGCCTTACCCAGTCGGCAGTAAGCCGCAGCATTCGCGAGCTGGAGGAACAACTGGGCGTGCGGCTGCTGGATCGCACCACCCGCGAGGTGCTGCTCACCGCCACCGGCCAGCGCCTGAGCGCCCAGCTCACCCGCGTGCTGGACGAGCTGGACGGCGTGCTGGCCGAGGCGCACCAGGCCGGCGAACAGGCCAAGGGCACGGTGCGGGTGGCCAGCAGCCCGACGCTGTCCGCCAGCCTGATGCCCGCCTGCCTGGCGGCTTGCGGCCAACGTTATCCCCAGGTGCAGCTGCAGATACTGGACCAGGTGCAGCGCTTGAACCTCGACAGCGTGCTGTCCGGCGAGGTGGATTTCGGCCTGGTGGTGGACCCGCGCGCGCAGCCGGGGCTGGAAGGCGAAGCGGTGGTCAGCGACCCGTTCTGCCTGGTGCTGCGCCCGGATCATCCGCTGGCGCAGCAGGACAGCGTGCAGTGGCGGCAGTTGCAGGATGCGCCGCTGGTGCTGCTGGACGGCAACAGCGGCAGCCGGCCGCTGATCGAGGCGGCGCTGGCGGCGCAGGGCGTCAGCGCCCACGTGGTGCAGCAGCTGGGCCATTCCAGCGCCGTATTCCGCGTGGTGGAGGCCGGCATCGGCATCAGCATCTCGCCCCGACTGGCCCTGCCGCTGCCGGCCGGCAGCCAGCTCACCGTGCGCCCGCTGCTGCCGGAGATCCGCCGTGACGTGATGCTGGTGCGCCGCGCCGGGCGCTCGCTGTCGCCGCTGGCGGAAAAGGTATGGCAGCTGATGCGCGAGGTGCTGACCACGCAGTAG
- a CDS encoding helix-turn-helix transcriptional regulator, translating to MSADIEMIEPPLLTSDTLMIGKSQDYPAGHATVRHTHSTAQLLYGTAGVMRVITARGQWIVPPTRAIYIPPGHWHEVHMLSPAQVRSVYVQQPALGGMPQQCCVLAVTPLWRELLLAAVRCPPPVLPGTRAARLLALLLEEVEVLETLPLALPTPDDDLLAPLCQALQAQPDDTRSSDDWAAWLGVDVRTLQRRFVRATGMNFGAWRRQARLMHALAQLAAGARVLDVALDAGYASPSAFTAMFRRQFGMVPSVFFGLPPE from the coding sequence ATGAGTGCAGATATCGAGATGATCGAGCCGCCGCTGCTCACCAGCGATACGCTGATGATAGGCAAGTCGCAGGATTACCCGGCCGGCCACGCCACCGTGCGCCATACCCACAGCACCGCGCAGCTGTTGTACGGCACCGCCGGAGTGATGCGGGTGATCACCGCGCGCGGGCAGTGGATCGTGCCGCCGACGCGTGCCATCTATATTCCGCCCGGCCACTGGCACGAGGTGCACATGCTGAGCCCGGCGCAGGTGCGCAGTGTCTATGTGCAGCAGCCGGCGCTGGGCGGCATGCCGCAGCAATGCTGTGTGCTGGCGGTAACGCCGCTGTGGCGCGAACTGCTGCTGGCCGCGGTGCGCTGCCCGCCGCCGGTGTTGCCGGGCACCCGTGCCGCGCGGCTGCTGGCCTTGTTGCTGGAGGAGGTGGAGGTACTGGAAACCCTGCCGCTGGCCTTGCCGACACCGGACGACGACCTGCTGGCGCCGCTGTGCCAGGCCTTGCAGGCGCAGCCGGACGACACCCGCAGCAGCGACGACTGGGCGGCCTGGCTGGGGGTGGATGTGCGTACATTGCAGCGCCGTTTCGTGCGCGCCACCGGCATGAACTTCGGCGCCTGGCGGCGGCAGGCGCGGCTGATGCATGCGCTGGCGCAGCTGGCCGCCGGCGCGCGGGTGCTGGATGTGGCGCTGGATGCCGGCTATGCCAGCCCCAGCGCGTTTACCGCCATGTTCCGCCGCCAGTTCGGCATGGTGCCCAGCGTGTTTTTCGGGCTGCCGCCGGAATAG
- a CDS encoding MFS transporter, which yields MQATLSTPAPAATNPRWRVIGAVSVAHFLNDLVQSLILAIYPLLKGNYALSFAQIGLMTLTYQCTASLLQPLVGIITDRKPQPRALVLGMAATLCGLLLLSQATQFGWLLLAAALVGSGSSIFHPESSRVVRLAAAGRKGLAQSLFQVGGNGGTATGPLLAMLIILPYGQHSLAWFASLTLLAMLVLWQVGNWYRAQLGNGSVRAAHNVAPPLPPAKTRKTLAVLMALVVTKYTYMACLHSYFIFYLIDRFAMSTADAQLYLFAFLLAVASGTVLGGPLGDRIGRRRVIWFSIFGSAPFALALPYADQHTTLALVVMIGLILSSAFSAILVYAQELMPQRVGMISGLFFGLAFGVAGLGAALIGQLADHFGLQTVYQWCAWIPLTGIVAALLPELRKR from the coding sequence GTGCAAGCTACCCTGTCCACCCCGGCCCCAGCGGCCACCAACCCGCGCTGGCGGGTAATCGGCGCCGTGAGCGTCGCGCACTTTCTCAACGACCTGGTGCAGTCGCTGATCCTGGCCATCTATCCGCTGCTGAAAGGCAATTACGCGCTGAGCTTCGCGCAGATCGGCCTGATGACGCTGACCTACCAGTGCACCGCCTCGCTGCTGCAGCCGCTGGTAGGCATCATCACCGACCGCAAACCGCAGCCGCGCGCACTGGTGCTGGGCATGGCCGCCACCCTGTGCGGCCTGCTGCTGCTGTCGCAGGCTACGCAGTTCGGCTGGCTGCTGCTGGCCGCCGCACTGGTGGGCTCCGGCTCGTCCATCTTCCACCCTGAATCGTCGCGCGTGGTGCGCCTGGCCGCCGCCGGGCGCAAGGGGCTGGCACAGTCGCTGTTCCAGGTGGGCGGCAACGGCGGCACCGCCACCGGCCCGCTGCTGGCGATGCTGATCATCCTGCCCTACGGCCAGCACAGCCTGGCCTGGTTCGCCAGCCTCACCCTGCTGGCCATGCTGGTGCTGTGGCAGGTGGGCAACTGGTACCGCGCGCAGCTGGGCAACGGCAGCGTGCGTGCCGCGCACAATGTGGCGCCGCCGCTGCCACCGGCCAAGACCCGCAAGACGCTGGCGGTGCTGATGGCGCTGGTGGTGACCAAGTACACCTATATGGCCTGCCTGCACAGCTACTTCATCTTCTACCTGATCGATCGCTTCGCCATGTCCACCGCCGATGCGCAGCTGTACCTGTTCGCCTTCCTGCTGGCGGTGGCCAGCGGCACGGTGCTGGGCGGCCCGCTGGGCGACCGCATCGGCCGCCGCCGGGTGATCTGGTTCTCCATCTTCGGCAGCGCCCCGTTCGCCCTGGCCCTCCCCTATGCCGACCAGCACACCACGCTGGCGCTGGTGGTGATGATCGGGCTGATCCTGTCGTCGGCGTTCTCCGCCATCCTGGTGTATGCGCAGGAGCTGATGCCGCAGCGGGTGGGCATGATCTCCGGCCTGTTCTTCGGCCTCGCCTTCGGTGTGGCCGGCCTGGGCGCGGCGCTGATCGGCCAGCTGGCCGACCACTTCGGCCTGCAGACGGTGTACCAGTGGTGCGCATGGATACCGCTCACCGGCATCGTCGCCGCGCTGCTGCCGGAGCTGCGCAAGCGCTGA
- a CDS encoding DUF1059 domain-containing protein, which produces MARKYIDCRDHPGNTQCTVSIAADNEDELLNAAVQHAVAMHGYQDSPQLREQLRQMFKEEHAAAAH; this is translated from the coding sequence ATGGCCAGGAAATACATCGACTGCCGGGATCATCCTGGCAACACGCAATGCACGGTGTCCATTGCAGCGGACAACGAAGACGAACTGCTGAATGCAGCGGTACAACACGCGGTAGCCATGCACGGCTACCAGGATAGCCCGCAGCTGCGCGAACAATTGCGGCAGATGTTCAAGGAAGAACACGCCGCGGCGGCGCACTGA
- the hutH gene encoding histidine ammonia-lyase, whose amino-acid sequence MTTITITPGKLSLAQLRLIARDASVQIKLDPAAHAAIDASAATVARVLAENRTVYGINTGFGLLANTKIAPEELELLQRSIVLSHAAGIGEPMKDSTVRLVMALKINSLSRGFSGIRRLVLEAMITLFNKGIYPVIPQKGSVGASGDLAPLSHMSAVLIGEGEAFVNGQRVHGGDAMRAAGLEPITLAPKEGLALLNGTQASTAFALEGMFAAEDLYVAASVAGAMSVEAAQGSRTPFDDRIHQVRGHKGQIDAAAQYRSLLGNGSQIADSHADCGKVQDPYSLRCQPQVMGACLTQIRQASEVLLVEANSVSDNPLVFSTDNDILSGGNFHAEPVAFAADNLALAIAEIGSLSERRMALLIDSNLSKLPPFLVNNGGVNSGFMIAQVTGAALASENKSLAHPASVDSLPTSANQEDHVSMATFAGRRLRDMADNTAGILAVELLAACQGVDFRAPNKAAAALEAAKATLRAEVPFYDKDRYFAPDIQKAAALIQRAEYNRYAIDGLLPSL is encoded by the coding sequence ATGACCACCATCACCATTACCCCGGGCAAGCTGTCGCTGGCCCAACTGCGCCTGATCGCCCGTGACGCCTCCGTGCAGATCAAGCTGGACCCGGCTGCCCACGCCGCCATCGACGCCTCCGCCGCCACCGTGGCGCGCGTGCTGGCCGAAAACCGCACCGTATACGGCATCAACACCGGTTTCGGCCTGCTGGCCAACACCAAGATCGCCCCGGAAGAGCTGGAACTGCTGCAGCGCTCCATCGTGCTGTCGCACGCTGCCGGCATCGGCGAGCCGATGAAGGATTCCACCGTGCGCCTGGTTATGGCGCTGAAGATCAACTCGCTGTCCCGCGGCTTCTCCGGCATCCGCCGCCTGGTGCTGGAAGCGATGATCACCCTGTTCAACAAGGGCATCTACCCGGTGATTCCGCAGAAGGGTTCCGTGGGCGCCTCCGGCGACCTGGCCCCGCTGTCGCACATGAGCGCCGTGCTGATCGGTGAAGGCGAAGCCTTCGTGAACGGCCAGCGCGTACACGGTGGCGACGCCATGCGTGCCGCCGGCCTGGAGCCGATCACCCTGGCACCGAAGGAAGGTCTGGCCCTGCTGAACGGCACCCAGGCATCCACCGCCTTCGCACTGGAAGGCATGTTCGCCGCTGAAGACCTGTACGTAGCCGCCTCCGTGGCCGGCGCCATGTCGGTGGAAGCCGCCCAGGGCAGCCGCACCCCGTTCGACGACCGCATCCACCAGGTTCGCGGCCACAAGGGCCAGATCGACGCTGCTGCGCAGTACCGCTCCCTGCTGGGCAACGGTAGCCAGATTGCCGACTCCCACGCCGACTGCGGCAAGGTGCAGGACCCGTACTCCCTGCGCTGTCAGCCGCAGGTAATGGGCGCCTGCCTGACCCAGATCCGCCAGGCATCGGAAGTGCTGCTGGTGGAAGCCAACTCGGTATCCGACAACCCGCTGGTGTTCTCCACCGACAACGACATCCTGTCCGGCGGTAACTTCCACGCCGAGCCGGTAGCCTTCGCCGCCGACAACCTGGCGCTGGCGATTGCCGAAATCGGCTCGCTGTCCGAACGCCGCATGGCGCTGCTGATCGACAGCAACCTGTCCAAGCTGCCGCCGTTCCTGGTGAACAACGGTGGTGTGAACTCCGGCTTCATGATCGCCCAGGTAACCGGCGCGGCCCTGGCCTCCGAGAACAAGTCGCTGGCGCATCCGGCTTCCGTAGACAGCCTGCCGACCTCCGCCAACCAGGAAGACCACGTGTCCATGGCCACCTTCGCCGGCCGCCGCCTGCGCGACATGGCCGACAACACCGCCGGCATCCTGGCCGTGGAACTGCTGGCCGCCTGCCAGGGCGTGGACTTCCGCGCGCCGAACAAGGCTGCCGCCGCACTGGAAGCCGCCAAGGCTACGCTGCGCGCCGAAGTGCCGTTCTACGACAAGGACCGCTACTTCGCGCCGGACATCCAGAAGGCAGCCGCGCTGATCCAGCGCGCCGAGTACAACCGCTACGCCATCGACGGCCTGCTGCCGTCGCTGTAA
- the hutU gene encoding urocanate hydratase, producing MTDPRFDATRVIHAPRGAELNCKNWIAEAAYRMIQNNLDPDVAENPQALVVYGGIGRAARNWECYDQILASLKDLNEDETLLVQSGKPVGVFKTHANAPRVLIANSNLVPKWGNWEHFNELDRKGLFMYGQMTAGSWIYIGSQGIVQGTFETFVEAGRQHYNNDLSGKWILTAGLGGMGGAQPLAATLAGACSLNIECQQSSIDFRLRTRYVDKQAKDIDDALELIKYHTARKEAVSIALLGNAAEILPELVKRAKAGGIKPDLVTDQTSAHDLINGYLPIGWTVEQWKTAQTKPEQHARLTDEAAQSCAVHVQAMLDFQAMGIPTVDYGNNIRQVAFDKGVQNAFDFPGFVPAYIRPLFCEGKGPFRWVALSGDPEDIYKTDAKIKELFPDNKHTHRWLDMARERISFQGLPARICWLGLGERHLAGLAFNEMVKNGELKAPIVIGRDHLDTGSVASPNRETEAMKDGTDAVSDWPLLNALLNTAGGASWVSLHHGGGVGMGYSQHSGMVIVADGTDAAAERLARVLVNDCGSGVMRHADAGYEQAIAAAKRFGLKLPMIK from the coding sequence ATGACTGACCCGCGTTTTGACGCCACCCGCGTAATCCATGCCCCCCGCGGCGCCGAACTGAACTGCAAGAACTGGATCGCCGAAGCGGCCTACCGCATGATCCAGAACAACCTCGACCCGGACGTTGCCGAGAACCCGCAGGCGCTGGTGGTATACGGTGGTATCGGTCGCGCTGCGCGTAACTGGGAGTGCTACGACCAGATCCTGGCGTCGCTGAAGGACCTGAACGAAGACGAAACCCTGCTGGTGCAGTCCGGCAAGCCGGTAGGCGTGTTCAAGACCCACGCCAACGCCCCGCGCGTGCTGATCGCCAACTCCAACCTGGTGCCGAAGTGGGGCAACTGGGAACACTTCAACGAACTGGACCGCAAGGGCCTGTTCATGTACGGCCAGATGACCGCCGGCAGCTGGATCTACATCGGCTCGCAGGGCATCGTGCAAGGTACTTTTGAGACCTTCGTCGAAGCCGGCCGCCAGCACTACAACAACGACCTGAGCGGCAAGTGGATCCTCACCGCTGGCCTGGGCGGCATGGGTGGCGCACAGCCGCTGGCCGCTACCCTGGCCGGTGCCTGCTCGCTGAACATCGAATGCCAGCAGAGCAGCATCGACTTCCGTCTGCGTACCCGCTACGTGGACAAGCAGGCCAAGGACATCGACGACGCGCTGGAACTGATCAAGTACCACACCGCGCGCAAGGAAGCCGTATCCATCGCCCTGCTGGGCAACGCCGCCGAAATCCTGCCGGAGCTGGTGAAGCGCGCCAAGGCCGGCGGCATCAAGCCGGACCTGGTAACCGACCAGACCTCCGCCCACGACCTGATCAACGGCTACCTGCCGATCGGCTGGACCGTGGAGCAGTGGAAGACCGCGCAAACCAAGCCGGAACAGCACGCCCGCCTCACCGACGAAGCCGCGCAGAGCTGCGCCGTGCACGTACAGGCGATGCTGGACTTCCAGGCCATGGGCATCCCGACCGTGGACTACGGCAACAACATCCGCCAGGTTGCGTTCGACAAGGGCGTGCAGAACGCCTTCGACTTCCCGGGCTTCGTACCGGCTTACATCCGCCCGCTGTTCTGCGAAGGCAAGGGCCCGTTCCGCTGGGTAGCGCTGTCCGGCGACCCGGAAGACATCTACAAGACCGACGCCAAGATCAAGGAACTGTTCCCGGACAACAAGCACACCCACCGCTGGCTGGACATGGCGCGTGAGCGCATCAGCTTCCAGGGCCTGCCGGCACGTATCTGCTGGCTGGGTCTGGGCGAGCGCCACCTGGCTGGCCTGGCCTTCAACGAGATGGTGAAGAACGGCGAGCTGAAGGCCCCGATCGTGATCGGCCGCGACCACCTGGACACCGGCTCGGTAGCCAGCCCGAACCGCGAAACCGAAGCCATGAAGGACGGCACCGACGCCGTATCCGACTGGCCGCTGCTGAACGCGCTGCTGAACACCGCCGGCGGCGCCAGCTGGGTATCGCTGCACCACGGTGGCGGCGTAGGCATGGGCTACTCGCAGCACTCCGGCATGGTGATCGTGGCTGACGGCACCGACGCCGCCGCCGAGCGCCTGGCCCGCGTGCTGGTGAACGACTGCGGCTCCGGCGTGATGCGCCATGCCGACGCCGGCTACGAGCAAGCCATTGCCGCTGCCAAGCGCTTCGGCCTCAAGCTGCCGATGATCAAGTAA
- the hutG gene encoding formimidoylglutamase codes for MTIDMSMWTGRIDAAEGDLARRWHQAVQPLAAGVAPGIAILGFACDEGVRRNQGRTGAVAGPLALRKALANLAWHPTLPLYDAGTVVCDDGDLDAAHQRLAAAVTAIVQAGHLPLVLGGGHETAYGHWLGLANAHQGKRIGIVNFDAHFDLRSAAEATSGTPFAQIAAECTRRGNNFRYLCLGVAETANTRALFESAAKLGAEWRLDSDMTAWQLADARHQLAEFVDSVDVVYLTIDLDVLPAAQMPAVSAPAGYGVDISVVEALVSKIARSGKLIGADLVEFNPTFDQDSHGAKAAARLAWSITRQLRR; via the coding sequence ATGACTATCGACATGAGCATGTGGACCGGGCGCATTGACGCCGCCGAGGGCGATCTGGCCCGCCGCTGGCACCAGGCGGTACAACCGCTGGCGGCCGGCGTGGCACCGGGCATCGCCATTCTCGGCTTTGCCTGTGACGAAGGCGTGCGCCGCAACCAGGGCCGCACCGGCGCCGTGGCCGGCCCGCTGGCGCTGCGCAAGGCGCTGGCCAACCTGGCCTGGCACCCGACGCTGCCGCTGTACGACGCCGGCACCGTGGTCTGCGACGACGGCGACCTGGATGCCGCGCATCAAAGGTTGGCCGCAGCAGTGACCGCCATCGTGCAAGCCGGCCACCTGCCGCTGGTACTGGGCGGCGGCCACGAAACCGCCTACGGCCACTGGCTGGGCCTGGCCAATGCCCACCAGGGCAAGCGCATCGGCATCGTCAACTTCGACGCCCACTTCGACCTGCGCAGCGCGGCAGAAGCCACCAGTGGCACCCCGTTCGCACAGATCGCCGCCGAATGCACCCGTCGCGGTAACAACTTCCGCTACCTGTGCCTGGGCGTGGCGGAAACCGCCAACACCCGTGCGCTGTTCGAATCCGCTGCCAAGCTCGGCGCCGAATGGCGACTGGACAGCGACATGACCGCCTGGCAGCTGGCCGATGCCCGCCACCAGCTGGCCGAGTTCGTCGACAGCGTGGATGTGGTCTATCTCACCATCGACCTGGACGTACTGCCGGCGGCACAGATGCCGGCGGTATCCGCCCCGGCCGGTTACGGCGTGGATATCAGCGTGGTGGAAGCGCTGGTGTCCAAGATCGCCAGGAGCGGCAAGCTGATCGGCGCCGACCTGGTGGAATTCAACCCGACATTCGATCAGGACAGCCACGGCGCCAAGGCGGCGGCGCGGCTGGCGTGGTCGATCACGCGCCAGCTGCGGCGCTGA